The genome window CATGTCAATAAGAAACTTGTCTTGTGCGTCCAAGATAAGCTTCTTGAATATATGGCTAAGGAGTTTAACTTTGCACATCTTGAGAACCCAGCCGTGCTTGGGGACTCGATGCATTTTCATGCCTATAGGATTGCTCGGCAACACGATGGATCATTCAAGTTAACTATGCAGTTGCGTCTCAGCACAGACGCGGACGGAATAGCCACTTGTCTTGGCTTACAAGCTGAAGCCAGAGTGGAACTCGATCAGATTTTGGAAGCTGTGCAAGCTAAAATTTCTCCCGCTACTCGTTTTGTGCCAGGATGATGGAGCGGGGCGTAACACGCGCATCAAGCCGACACGCTCCGCTCGCTTCGCTCGCTTCGTTGAGCACCTCACGGATGAGCGGGTCGTAGAGTGTACGGGTGTCGATAGCGTCGTTGGCGAGCCAGCGTCGAATACGGGCAATGCGGCCGGCTGCTTTGGCCAGACCAGGAATGTGCAGTGTGAGTTGGCTGAGATGAACCGACTGCCCCTGGATCAGACCGACGATAATTCAGATCCAGTTGCTCAACCGGCGCCAGCGGAGCGCGGGATGAACGGCCTGCAATTTCTCGGCGAGACGGGTGTATACTTCCTGGCTGCTGCTCATACTGTGCCTCCGTACTGGAATGGTGTGGCAACCCCCCGGATGCCACAGGTGAGCACCTTCGTTTTTCGGCGTCCTAAAGCTCTGTAACCCTAGTGTTAGTTACTCAGCTCGCTTCGCGGGCGGCTTATGCGCCAGACCGTTAGCAGCCAAGGAAAATGCGTGCCGAAACCCTAAGCCTCCATACAGAAGTCGAGGCGCTTCTGATCGAAGCCCAGCTTCCCGTTGGCGATCTCGCCAGTAGTCGCAACCTCAAGCTGCTCGGTATGCGGAATGGCGATCGCCTTGTTGGCGTCGTCGGCGTCGAAATTTATGGGAGGGTTGGCCTGCTCCGGTCGTTGGCCGTTGAGCCGACGCAACGGAACTCCGGGTTCGGGAGCAGCCTGGTGTCAAATGCCGAAACGTTTGCAGCAGAGCAGGGGGTTGCAACCCTGTATCTTCTAACCACGACGGCGGCACAGTTCTTTGCCAGGCGTGGCTACGAGGCTGTACCACGGTCTGAGGCTCCGGCGGCAATTGCGGCAACGGCCCAGTTCTCCGATCTGTGTCCGGCCTCGTCTACGTTTATGCGCAAAGTGTTGGCCGCTAACCATTCGCCGCAGGCGCGACGGCCCTGACGGGCCGCGGCCTGAGCTCAAACGTTAGCCGCCTATCGAGTAATCAGCGTGTCAGAGGGTCAAAATGAGTCCAGACATCTGGAGTCAGTGGTTGCTGAATCGGCGTTTTAGCGGTGACCCGCAACGAAAGCAGGCTGCATTGGATTATCTATATCCAGTGCGAGACAAAGTGCTGAGTAACGCTAACCTGACCGAAGGCGAAACTTTGCTCGATATAGGCTGCGGCGATGGGCTAATTGCTTTTGGGGCGTTAGAAAGGGTTAAGACGGGTAAGGTTATCTTCAGCGACATCTCCCAACACCTGCTCTATCACGCTCAAACCATTGCGCGGGAAATGGGCGTGCTGGATCGTTGTCAGTTTCTTCTCGCCTCAGCAGACGACCTGTCTGCCCTCGACGATGTTTCGGTGGACATAGCGACAACACGCTCGGTCTTGATTTATGTCTCAGCGAAGCAACAAGCATTCAAGGAATTCTATCGTGTGCTCAAACCCAAAGGACGCTTGTCCATCTTTGAGCCGATTAATCGGTTTGCCCATTCTACCCAGTCGCCGCATATGTTCCGGGGCTATGAGGTAACCCCTGTTATGGAAATCGCCCAGAAGGTCAAGGCCGTTTATCAACGACTACAGCCGCCTGACACCGATCCAATGTTGGACTTTGACGAACGCGATTTGATTGCTTTTGCTGAAAGAGCGGGCTTCACGGAAATTCATCTTGAATTGCAGGCGGAAGTTAAGCCGCCTGCGGAAGGGAATTGGGAAACGTTTCTTCGAACTGCGGGCAATCCCAAAATCCCGACCCTCGAAGAAGCGATCCAGCAAGCGTTGACGCCCGATGAAGCAGAGAAATTCGTTGCCTATTTGCGTCCGCTCGTGGAAAGAAAACAAGGCGCAAGCAGGTCGGCTGTAGCGTACCTCTGGGCTGTTAAGAATTGACAGGGGATGGACGCCTGCCATGCGCTTCCAGCCGACCGCGCTCCGCGCTGCGGCTGAAGCGCAGGCCGTTAGGCGATATAGAGCAACATCTGTTATCAAGATAGTATCGAAGCATCCAAAACATCCGAGTTATCAAGACTCTATTAGCCAATATTCCGGCCAGGAATGGCGTTTTGTTCAACTCTTGATTGATGATTCAGCCGCGGCGATCATTGAATATGTATTGATTTTCGAGCCGCGGATAAAAGGGCCGTAACGCACCATACAGGAAAGGCGCGGTCTGTTATGAATAAGAAGATAGAACTTTGGGCTTTTGCCTCGCTCATGGG of Chloroflexaceae bacterium contains these proteins:
- a CDS encoding class I SAM-dependent methyltransferase, which encodes MSPDIWSQWLLNRRFSGDPQRKQAALDYLYPVRDKVLSNANLTEGETLLDIGCGDGLIAFGALERVKTGKVIFSDISQHLLYHAQTIAREMGVLDRCQFLLASADDLSALDDVSVDIATTRSVLIYVSAKQQAFKEFYRVLKPKGRLSIFEPINRFAHSTQSPHMFRGYEVTPVMEIAQKVKAVYQRLQPPDTDPMLDFDERDLIAFAERAGFTEIHLELQAEVKPPAEGNWETFLRTAGNPKIPTLEEAIQQALTPDEAEKFVAYLRPLVERKQGASRSAVAYLWAVKN